From the Paludibacterium paludis genome, one window contains:
- a CDS encoding HlyD family efflux transporter periplasmic adaptor subunit, producing MNSTPATTPPPVPSGRPRLRLPGLLAGASLAVAAVAWGAWYGLSGRWRVSTDNAYVQGNIVQITPQTRGTVVAVGADNGDFVRAGDVLLRFDPSESRLALAAAEANLASVVRKVRGLYSDAGSARAEMAARQVAVDKASADFERRKGLAASGAIPVEELAHARDDLRLARTERDAVRKRFQTRQSLVDDTMLVSHPDVIVAQSALRAAFLEHARATVLAPVTGHIAKRGVQVGQRVQPGEPLMAVVPLREVWIEANFTETQLAGMRLGQPARIRVDMYGDEVSYDGKIQSLGIGTGSAFALLPAQNATGNWVKIAQRVPVRIALTRPEQLDAHPLRIGLSAHVDVDLRDRRGALLAHSPPGKPASETTVYRDQLAQADALIRRIVRAAAPAGDRTPEHS from the coding sequence ATGAACAGCACACCAGCCACGACGCCCCCGCCCGTTCCCTCCGGACGCCCCCGCCTCCGGTTGCCGGGCCTTCTGGCGGGCGCATCGCTCGCCGTCGCCGCCGTCGCTTGGGGAGCGTGGTACGGTCTGAGCGGCCGCTGGCGCGTCAGTACCGACAATGCCTATGTCCAGGGCAATATCGTGCAGATCACCCCGCAGACCCGCGGCACGGTGGTGGCGGTCGGCGCGGATAATGGCGACTTCGTCCGGGCGGGCGACGTGCTGCTCCGTTTCGACCCGAGCGAAAGCCGGCTCGCCCTGGCCGCCGCCGAAGCGAACCTGGCGAGCGTCGTGCGCAAGGTGCGCGGACTGTACAGCGACGCCGGCAGCGCGCGGGCCGAAATGGCGGCCCGCCAAGTCGCCGTGGATAAAGCGTCGGCCGACTTCGAACGTCGCAAGGGACTGGCCGCGTCCGGAGCGATTCCCGTGGAGGAGCTCGCCCACGCGCGCGACGATCTGAGACTCGCGCGAACAGAGCGGGATGCGGTGCGCAAGCGTTTTCAGACCCGCCAGTCGCTGGTGGACGACACCATGCTGGTCTCTCACCCCGATGTGATCGTGGCGCAAAGCGCATTGCGCGCGGCATTTCTCGAGCATGCCCGCGCGACCGTGCTCGCTCCGGTGACCGGTCATATCGCCAAGCGCGGCGTCCAGGTGGGACAGCGCGTCCAACCCGGCGAACCGTTGATGGCGGTGGTACCGTTGCGCGAGGTATGGATCGAAGCCAATTTCACGGAAACGCAGCTGGCCGGCATGCGTCTTGGCCAGCCGGCCCGGATCCGCGTCGACATGTACGGCGACGAAGTCAGCTACGACGGTAAAATCCAGAGTCTGGGCATCGGCACCGGCAGCGCCTTCGCCCTGCTTCCCGCCCAAAACGCGACGGGCAATTGGGTGAAGATCGCGCAGCGCGTGCCGGTGCGGATCGCGCTGACCCGGCCGGAACAGCTGGATGCCCACCCGCTGCGCATCGGCTTGTCCGCGCATGTCGATGTGGACCTTCGGGACAGGCGAGGCGCGTTGCTGGCGCACAGTCCCCCTGGGAAACCGGCCTCGGAAACCACTGTCTACCGCGATCAGCTGGCCCAGGCCGACGCGCTCATCAGACGCATTGTCCGGGCCGCGGCACCGGCCGGCGACCGTACGCCGGAGCATTCGTGA
- a CDS encoding AraC family transcriptional regulator — MIESPGGRDASERSDGPALIVLRGEDHPDMEFRLGTREYDWHSHLRGQVFCVENGLVTVRTGHGSWLMPPNRAGWIPPGESHKVAISGAMSGWTVLIAPAPSRDLPDRPCVFGIGELMGALVRRAVTWSRQDVLTQEQERAMAVLFDEIRHAPREPLHLPMPTDRRLLRIVTAVLESPHDTRTLQDWAAWGGLSPSTLSRLFLAETGSRFAQWRQQARLTLALEMLARGEPVAVIADKLGYATPSNFIAMFRRSFGESPARYFSRRKG, encoded by the coding sequence ATGATTGAGTCACCTGGCGGCCGGGATGCCAGCGAGCGTTCCGACGGCCCCGCCCTGATCGTGCTAAGAGGCGAGGATCATCCGGATATGGAGTTCCGCCTCGGCACCCGCGAATACGATTGGCACAGCCATCTGCGCGGGCAGGTGTTCTGTGTGGAAAACGGCCTTGTCACGGTGCGCACCGGGCACGGTTCCTGGCTCATGCCGCCCAATCGGGCCGGATGGATTCCCCCGGGGGAGTCGCACAAGGTCGCTATCAGCGGCGCCATGAGCGGCTGGACCGTGTTGATCGCTCCGGCGCCGAGCCGCGATCTGCCCGACCGGCCCTGCGTGTTCGGAATCGGCGAATTGATGGGGGCGTTGGTGCGGCGCGCGGTCACCTGGTCGAGGCAGGATGTTTTGACGCAGGAACAGGAGCGCGCCATGGCGGTGCTTTTCGATGAAATCCGCCACGCACCCCGCGAGCCTCTGCATCTGCCGATGCCCACCGACCGCCGATTGCTGCGCATTGTGACCGCCGTGCTGGAGAGTCCGCACGATACCCGCACCTTGCAGGACTGGGCGGCATGGGGCGGGCTTTCGCCGAGCACCCTGTCGCGGCTGTTTCTGGCCGAGACCGGCAGCCGTTTCGCGCAATGGCGCCAGCAGGCCCGCCTGACGCTGGCCCTTGAAATGCTGGCGAGGGGAGAGCCGGTGGCGGTCATCGCCGATAAGCTGGGCTATGCCACTCCCAGTAATTTCATCGCGATGTTCCGGCGCAGTTTCGGGGAGTCGCCGGCGCGTTACTTTTCCCGCCGCAAGGGGTGA
- a CDS encoding cytochrome P450, producing MKPSSSSSSSCPFEPVSATAPPERHPPGVWPPGPAPGWTGWRLLWRMSRDMPAMLAQWQREHGDVVHARIRPEHFVMVSDPERVRELLVANHDGLIRWERGMRVFSRIHGHSVLIAEGEAWHGKRHTLQANFSRSEALAFVPAITAAAERAMARWPARSEAWPIEDELTSLAMTVILHMVFSEGIGEEALSVARAVRVLGEAANKDMFLPASGPDWLPWKRARRQSLALLNGLIGRHVAARLALPRDAWPDDLLSRLLDQHRLDAAAWPLRAVRDECMTAFLAGHDTVAATLTWWTWCMAANPDAQAAAREEVNRVLGEAAPTAGHLASLACVRRTLQETMRLYPAAPVLFSRRSTRPVALGPWLLPEGVMFTVPVQLIHHDPRWFPEPGVFRPERFDPAVTTIPHGAYLPFGAGPRVCLGQHLALTEMTVVAALLLRRWAVSAPEGMVPPRAVMNVTLKPDRPLRLRLSVPPA from the coding sequence ATGAAACCATCATCCTCTTCCTCCTCGTCGTGCCCGTTCGAACCCGTCTCCGCGACGGCGCCGCCGGAGCGACATCCGCCCGGTGTCTGGCCGCCCGGACCGGCGCCGGGCTGGACCGGATGGCGCCTGCTTTGGCGCATGTCGCGCGATATGCCCGCCATGCTTGCCCAATGGCAACGGGAGCATGGCGATGTGGTGCACGCGCGCATCCGGCCCGAGCATTTTGTGATGGTGTCCGATCCCGAACGGGTGCGCGAACTGCTGGTGGCCAACCACGATGGCCTGATCCGCTGGGAGCGCGGCATGCGGGTGTTTTCCCGTATCCACGGTCATAGCGTGTTGATCGCCGAAGGCGAGGCGTGGCATGGCAAGCGTCACACCCTGCAGGCGAATTTCTCCCGGTCGGAGGCGCTCGCGTTCGTGCCGGCGATCACCGCCGCCGCCGAACGGGCCATGGCCCGCTGGCCCGCGCGCAGCGAAGCGTGGCCGATCGAAGACGAACTGACCTCGCTGGCGATGACGGTGATCCTGCATATGGTGTTTTCCGAGGGGATCGGCGAAGAGGCGCTCTCGGTCGCCCGGGCGGTGCGCGTGCTGGGAGAAGCGGCCAACAAAGACATGTTCCTGCCGGCGAGCGGCCCGGACTGGCTGCCCTGGAAGCGCGCGCGCCGCCAGTCCCTGGCGCTGCTCAACGGGTTGATCGGCCGGCATGTCGCCGCCCGGCTGGCCTTGCCGCGCGACGCCTGGCCGGACGACCTGCTCTCGCGCCTTCTGGATCAGCACCGGCTCGATGCGGCGGCCTGGCCCTTGCGGGCGGTGCGCGACGAATGCATGACGGCGTTTCTGGCCGGCCACGACACGGTGGCGGCGACCCTGACTTGGTGGACATGGTGTATGGCGGCCAATCCGGACGCGCAGGCCGCGGCCCGCGAGGAGGTGAACCGGGTGCTGGGCGAGGCCGCGCCAACCGCCGGCCATCTGGCGTCGCTCGCATGCGTGCGCAGAACCTTGCAGGAGACGATGCGTCTGTATCCCGCCGCGCCGGTGCTGTTTTCGCGCCGTTCGACCCGTCCGGTCGCGCTGGGGCCCTGGTTGCTGCCCGAAGGGGTGATGTTCACCGTGCCGGTGCAATTGATTCACCACGATCCGAGGTGGTTCCCCGAGCCCGGGGTTTTCCGGCCCGAGCGCTTCGATCCCGCCGTGACCACGATTCCGCATGGCGCCTATCTGCCGTTCGGCGCGGGGCCCAGGGTTTGTCTGGGGCAGCATCTGGCGCTGACCGAGATGACGGTGGTCGCCGCCCTGTTGCTGCGGCGCTGGGCCGTGAGCGCGCCCGAAGGCATGGTGCCGCCGCGCGCGGTGATGAACGTCACGCTCAAGCCCGACCGGCCGCTGCGGTTGCGCCTGTCCGTCCCGCCGGCTTAG
- a CDS encoding S9 family peptidase, whose product MSTSKSLTLAVLAAGMMPLVHAAGYQQPPEAILKVMRAPALPVPSISPAKNAMLLVAWQEYPSIARVSTPFLRLAGSRVEPRNHSKHDTPGGYGIPPCAESFKLVGIPDGRETSVSLPANGCAGAPEWSADGRHFAFTNTVTDAVELWIGDTDSGKVRKIPGVRLNPMMNDELHWMPDQKTLLVKTVPARLGPPPVKPAGQEAPSIQESDGTTGQSSTYENRDTLGSVHDEALFDHYAASQLMLVDAKSAKLVALGKPANFDAVRPAPDGKHVLVSTVRKPYSYVTTYARFPHDVQVWNIAQPARIAVRPIASLPLADRVPVHGEPLGPRDFAWRATDPATLVWAEALDGGDWKNTVPARDKVMMQKAPFTAAPVEVLRTAQRYDGLEWSERADTALLHEYDLNRQWRQTRVVNVDNPKQTPRLLWDLSMNDKYGDPGFPVGRVLPNGARVIRQDGDHIYLNGIGASPEGNRPFLDRLNLATLRSERLFRSGKDVLERVATLTNAAEPVMLTWRQSPTDAPNVFLRKLGEPVTAGKGEAVFATTSAALTRIVDPTPELRQIQKRLVKYKRADGVTLSFTLYTPPGYKEGTRIPAVLNAYPLDYADAASAGQISGSQQTFTRLYQYKYLLLAGYAIIDGASFPVVGDPKAAYDTYLEQLTANAKAAVDEAIRLGVVDPERIAVTGHSHGALMTANLLAHTNLFRAGAATSGSYNKTLTPFGFQSERRSVWEAPEVYRKVSTFFYADKLKTPLLIVHGADDANPGTTPLQATKLFEAVRGNGGTTRLVMLPHEPHWYAARESNEHLVYEMLTWFDKYVKNAPPRAAKSAPAAGDPQ is encoded by the coding sequence ATGTCTACATCGAAGTCACTGACGCTGGCCGTGCTCGCGGCCGGCATGATGCCGCTCGTCCACGCGGCAGGCTATCAGCAGCCGCCCGAAGCCATTCTCAAGGTGATGCGCGCTCCCGCGCTGCCGGTTCCCAGCATCAGCCCCGCGAAAAACGCGATGCTGCTGGTCGCCTGGCAGGAATACCCGTCCATCGCCCGAGTCTCCACGCCCTTCCTGCGTCTGGCGGGCAGCCGTGTCGAACCGCGCAATCACAGCAAGCACGACACCCCCGGCGGATACGGCATTCCGCCCTGCGCGGAAAGCTTCAAGCTGGTCGGCATTCCCGATGGACGCGAGACGTCCGTCTCCCTGCCCGCCAACGGCTGCGCCGGCGCGCCCGAATGGTCCGCCGACGGCAGGCATTTCGCCTTCACCAACACGGTGACCGACGCGGTCGAACTGTGGATCGGCGACACGGACAGCGGCAAAGTGCGCAAGATCCCCGGCGTGCGGCTCAACCCCATGATGAACGACGAGCTGCACTGGATGCCCGATCAGAAAACCCTGCTGGTCAAGACCGTGCCGGCCAGGCTCGGCCCGCCGCCGGTCAAACCCGCGGGCCAGGAAGCGCCGAGCATCCAGGAAAGCGATGGCACGACCGGCCAGAGCAGCACGTATGAAAACCGCGACACGCTCGGCAGCGTGCACGACGAGGCGCTGTTCGACCATTACGCCGCCTCGCAGCTGATGCTGGTCGATGCCAAGAGCGCGAAACTCGTCGCGCTTGGCAAACCCGCCAACTTCGATGCGGTCCGGCCGGCGCCGGACGGCAAGCACGTACTGGTTTCCACGGTGCGCAAACCCTACTCCTACGTGACCACCTACGCGCGCTTCCCGCATGACGTGCAGGTCTGGAATATCGCCCAGCCCGCGCGCATCGCCGTGCGCCCCATCGCCTCGCTGCCGCTGGCCGACCGCGTGCCGGTTCACGGCGAACCGCTGGGGCCGCGCGACTTCGCCTGGCGCGCCACCGACCCGGCCACGCTGGTCTGGGCCGAAGCGCTGGACGGCGGCGACTGGAAAAACACCGTTCCCGCCCGCGACAAGGTGATGATGCAAAAAGCGCCCTTCACGGCCGCGCCGGTGGAAGTGCTGCGCACCGCCCAGCGCTACGACGGTCTGGAATGGAGCGAGCGCGCCGATACCGCACTGCTGCACGAATACGACCTGAACCGCCAGTGGCGCCAGACCCGCGTCGTCAACGTCGACAACCCGAAGCAAACACCCCGTCTGCTGTGGGATCTGTCGATGAACGACAAGTACGGCGACCCCGGCTTCCCGGTCGGCCGCGTCCTGCCCAATGGCGCGCGCGTCATCCGCCAGGATGGCGACCACATCTACCTGAACGGCATCGGAGCGTCGCCGGAAGGCAACCGCCCCTTCCTTGACCGCCTGAACCTCGCCACGCTGCGAAGCGAACGGCTGTTTCGCAGCGGCAAGGACGTTCTGGAGCGCGTCGCGACCCTGACGAACGCGGCGGAGCCGGTGATGCTCACCTGGCGGCAGTCGCCGACCGACGCGCCGAACGTGTTTCTGCGCAAACTCGGCGAGCCGGTGACGGCCGGCAAGGGCGAAGCGGTCTTCGCCACGACCTCGGCCGCCCTCACCCGCATCGTCGACCCGACCCCCGAGCTGCGCCAGATCCAGAAGCGGCTGGTCAAGTACAAGCGCGCCGACGGCGTCACGCTGTCGTTCACCCTGTACACGCCCCCGGGCTACAAGGAAGGCACCCGCATTCCCGCCGTGCTCAACGCCTACCCGCTCGATTACGCGGATGCGGCGAGCGCAGGCCAGATCAGCGGCTCACAGCAGACCTTCACTCGCCTTTACCAGTACAAGTACCTGCTGCTGGCGGGCTACGCCATCATCGACGGCGCATCCTTTCCCGTGGTCGGGGACCCCAAGGCGGCCTACGACACCTATCTGGAGCAACTGACCGCCAACGCAAAAGCCGCGGTGGATGAAGCGATACGGCTCGGCGTGGTCGACCCCGAGCGCATCGCCGTGACCGGCCACAGCCACGGCGCGCTGATGACGGCCAACCTCCTGGCGCACACCAACCTGTTCCGCGCCGGCGCGGCCACCAGCGGCTCCTACAACAAGACGCTGACGCCGTTCGGCTTCCAGAGCGAACGCCGTTCGGTCTGGGAAGCGCCCGAGGTGTACCGCAAGGTGTCGACGTTCTTCTACGCCGACAAACTGAAAACCCCGCTGCTGATCGTGCATGGCGCGGACGACGCCAACCCCGGCACCACCCCGTTGCAGGCCACCAAGCTGTTCGAAGCGGTGCGCGGCAACGGCGGAACGACCCGGCTGGTGATGCTGCCCCACGAGCCGCACTGGTACGCGGCGCGCGAATCCAACGAGCATCTGGTTTATGAAATGCTCACCTGGTTCGACAAGTACGTGAAGAACGCACCACCGCGCGCGGCGAAATCGGCGCCCGCGGCCGGCGATCCGCAGTAA
- a CDS encoding Crp/Fnr family transcriptional regulator, with the protein MNPCIEAYYRHYRLERIELIGHFTLRRYEKGQPVCEIGQPIDSLAFLVEGRAKVFMPMRNARQLLLCFYEPLQILGDLELFETRPVTVTGVEALTPCVCLKLSRDTVMTHLADNPVFLRQLCLSLGRKLGRVNRNSALNMLHPVENRLASYILGTANREDGIPAEFTGNLTQIADFLGTSFRHVHRTLQGFCERGFLAKDKTRYAILNEAELRKRAVGIFQLPSGLDD; encoded by the coding sequence ATGAACCCATGCATCGAGGCGTACTACCGCCACTACCGGCTCGAGCGCATCGAACTGATCGGGCATTTCACACTGCGACGCTACGAGAAAGGCCAGCCGGTCTGCGAAATCGGCCAACCGATCGATTCCCTGGCGTTTCTGGTGGAAGGACGCGCCAAGGTGTTCATGCCGATGCGGAACGCGCGGCAGTTGCTGCTGTGCTTTTACGAACCGCTCCAGATCCTGGGCGACCTGGAGCTCTTCGAAACCCGGCCCGTGACGGTGACCGGGGTCGAGGCCCTCACGCCCTGCGTCTGCCTCAAACTGTCGCGCGACACCGTCATGACACACCTGGCGGACAACCCGGTGTTCCTCAGGCAACTGTGCCTGTCGCTGGGCCGCAAGCTTGGCCGGGTGAACCGCAACAGCGCCCTCAACATGCTTCACCCGGTCGAGAACCGGCTGGCCAGCTACATCCTCGGCACGGCCAACCGGGAAGACGGCATCCCCGCGGAATTCACCGGCAACCTCACGCAGATCGCGGATTTTCTCGGGACAAGCTTCCGGCATGTGCACCGCACCCTGCAGGGCTTTTGCGAGCGGGGTTTCCTCGCCAAGGACAAGACCCGCTATGCGATCCTGAACGAAGCGGAACTGCGAAAACGGGCGGTGGGCATTTTTCAGTTGCCGAGCGGTCTTGACGACTAG
- a CDS encoding DMT family transporter: MFKQFKEGGLAIAGGVLLAMMIDSNSQLARHTSSVFASWVAHGVGAAVALLLVGSVAWLAGKKGARPVRTPRAPLWSYLGGLPGAFTVILAALAVNGPLSLSGAIALMMVGQVLFGLVSDHFGWLGVPARRIRPTDLAVVACVLCGSGMIIFGGRI; encoded by the coding sequence GTGTTCAAACAGTTCAAGGAGGGCGGGCTGGCCATCGCGGGCGGCGTGTTGCTGGCGATGATGATCGACAGCAACAGCCAGTTGGCGCGTCACACGTCGTCGGTGTTCGCGTCCTGGGTGGCGCATGGCGTCGGCGCCGCGGTGGCGCTGTTGCTGGTCGGCTCGGTGGCCTGGCTGGCCGGAAAGAAGGGCGCCCGTCCGGTCCGGACGCCCAGGGCGCCCCTGTGGAGCTATCTGGGCGGGCTGCCCGGCGCGTTCACGGTGATTCTTGCCGCGCTGGCGGTGAATGGCCCCTTGTCGTTGTCCGGCGCCATCGCGCTGATGATGGTCGGGCAGGTGCTGTTCGGTCTCGTGTCCGATCATTTCGGTTGGCTCGGCGTGCCGGCGCGGCGCATCCGGCCCACGGATCTCGCGGTCGTGGCGTGCGTGCTGTGCGGCAGCGGCATGATTATTTTCGGAGGGCGGATCTGA
- a CDS encoding DMT family transporter has protein sequence MFWALLNGMVIALGRAVNGRLSLSAGPFRASLWNHWVGFLLLSLMLMVLGRPDAGLAPRNLDAYLGGVFGALFVAVNSFVFTRLGAMRASLLVIGGQMLFAVLLDWRHQQQAPDLIRCLGVLMLLLGMYLSGVAKQRRAVMKPGVTAVGSGG, from the coding sequence ATGTTCTGGGCGCTGCTCAACGGCATGGTGATCGCGCTGGGCCGGGCCGTGAACGGCCGGTTGAGCCTGAGCGCCGGTCCGTTCCGCGCCTCGTTGTGGAACCACTGGGTCGGGTTTCTGTTGTTGAGCCTGATGCTGATGGTGCTGGGCCGGCCCGATGCCGGCTTGGCGCCCCGGAATCTCGATGCCTACCTGGGGGGCGTGTTCGGCGCGCTGTTCGTCGCGGTGAACAGCTTTGTCTTCACCCGTCTGGGCGCGATGCGCGCGTCGCTGCTGGTGATCGGCGGGCAGATGTTGTTCGCCGTTCTGCTCGACTGGCGTCACCAGCAGCAGGCGCCGGATCTCATTCGTTGCCTGGGCGTGCTGATGCTGCTCTTGGGCATGTATCTGTCCGGCGTGGCGAAACAACGCCGGGCGGTGATGAAACCGGGCGTTACCGCCGTCGGTTCCGGAGGGTAG
- a CDS encoding cysteine hydrolase family protein, translated as MTDTALLIIDVQVGVVDGELRAARLDSVLANLNLAIARARERGYPVIFVQHEEEDLPHGSPGWQLHPGLAREEGDACVGKRYGDSFCDTGLSALLTDHGVDRLWVGGCATDFCVDSTVRNAVSLGYQVTVIRDAHTTLSAFDLDAEQVIDHFNAVWSATRATPEPLRVVPAAQLE; from the coding sequence ATGACGGATACGGCGTTACTCATCATTGATGTGCAAGTCGGGGTTGTCGACGGCGAGTTGCGGGCGGCCAGGCTCGACTCCGTGCTCGCCAATCTCAATCTGGCCATTGCCCGTGCCCGCGAGCGCGGTTATCCGGTCATCTTTGTCCAGCACGAAGAAGAGGACCTTCCGCACGGTTCGCCAGGGTGGCAATTGCACCCGGGGCTGGCCCGGGAGGAGGGCGATGCCTGCGTCGGCAAGCGGTATGGCGACAGCTTCTGCGATACCGGTCTTTCGGCGCTGCTGACCGACCACGGCGTCGACCGCTTGTGGGTGGGGGGCTGCGCGACGGACTTCTGCGTGGACAGCACCGTGCGCAACGCGGTGTCGCTTGGCTATCAGGTCACCGTCATTCGCGATGCGCACACCACGCTGAGCGCCTTCGACCTCGACGCGGAGCAGGTCATCGATCACTTCAATGCGGTCTGGAGCGCCACCCGGGCCACTCCCGAGCCGTTGCGCGTCGTGCCCGCCGCACAGCTCGAGTGA
- a CDS encoding GNAT family N-acetyltransferase: MRIEQLSTVSESRDELVALLNDCVADGASVGFVAPLETGEAERYWQEVDDGLAKGERTLLVAREGCRIAGAVQIHYCPKKNGRHRAEVEKLMVHTAFRQRGIGRQLMTALESRARAHQRTLLVLDTRSDDTASLLYRKLGYQEAGRIPRFALSSDGVLNSTTLFYKLL; this comes from the coding sequence ATGAGAATCGAGCAACTGAGCACGGTATCTGAAAGCCGTGATGAATTGGTGGCCTTGTTGAATGACTGCGTGGCGGACGGTGCGTCCGTGGGGTTTGTTGCGCCGCTGGAAACCGGTGAAGCGGAGCGTTATTGGCAGGAGGTGGACGACGGTCTGGCCAAGGGGGAGCGCACGCTGTTGGTCGCGCGCGAGGGCTGCCGCATCGCGGGCGCCGTGCAGATCCATTATTGCCCGAAGAAAAACGGCCGTCACCGCGCCGAAGTGGAAAAACTGATGGTGCACACCGCGTTTCGCCAACGCGGCATTGGGCGGCAATTGATGACCGCGCTGGAAAGCCGGGCGCGGGCGCATCAGCGCACCCTGTTGGTTCTCGATACCCGCAGCGATGACACCGCGTCCCTGTTGTACCGCAAATTGGGTTATCAGGAAGCGGGGCGGATTCCCCGGTTCGCCCTCAGTTCCGACGGCGTGTTAAACAGCACCACCCTGTTCTACAAGCTGTTGTAG
- a CDS encoding HEAT repeat domain-containing protein, with product MRATLTELIERMTRSEEVTDSRNSVSWQAHREAERLTDVALIDELLGFLAQKPKKDERSAAYFIMGSIGMNCQNALCASRLLSFVPSESDKYALACILEKLADIQKPAEVDLTPVFSLLRDKRWLVRHAAIKALKKSASSAAEDNLLELLSTSSDPHDMIYCHATLNQIGTRKSLDALQRGATSRKRDVKLSALAAIAAIEARDA from the coding sequence ATGCGTGCAACGCTGACAGAATTGATCGAACGAATGACTCGTTCAGAAGAAGTAACCGACAGCAGGAATTCTGTCTCGTGGCAGGCACACCGCGAAGCCGAGAGGCTGACCGACGTAGCACTTATAGACGAGCTTCTAGGCTTTTTGGCGCAAAAACCTAAGAAGGATGAGCGGTCGGCCGCGTACTTCATCATGGGAAGCATCGGTATGAACTGCCAAAACGCTCTCTGTGCATCTCGGCTCCTCTCTTTCGTTCCAAGTGAGTCAGATAAGTACGCTCTTGCCTGCATCCTGGAAAAGCTTGCTGATATCCAAAAACCGGCAGAAGTTGATTTGACCCCGGTGTTCTCGCTACTGCGTGACAAGCGGTGGCTTGTGCGCCATGCGGCCATCAAAGCGCTAAAGAAGAGCGCAAGTTCGGCCGCAGAAGACAATTTGCTTGAGCTCTTGTCCACGAGCAGCGATCCCCACGACATGATCTACTGTCATGCTACGTTGAATCAGATCGGAACGCGCAAGTCCCTGGACGCTCTTCAACGTGGAGCCACATCACGGAAAAGAGACGTGAAGCTGTCGGCGCTCGCAGCTATAGCAGCAATTGAGGCGCGTGATGCCTGA